AAATGGCGGGAAAATGGCGCGATCGCTTACCGCGGTAGTGAGATCAAAGCCGAGCCGAATGCGTACAGTGGCGATAAAAGCAACGGTGCGCCAGGGCCACACAAGGCACCGCCGCCGAATCGATCCCCGAATTCTTTCCGTAGGGGCGATCCTTGTGTTCGCCCGACCCGGGTGCCAGTAACGACAAGGGCGAACACAAGGTTCGCCCCTACGGAAATGGCATGGCAGGCATAGCCTGTTCAGCGCCTGCAGAGTCGCGCCGTGTAATTGCCCGCTTACAGCGAGCTGGCGCTGCCCTTCTTCTGCTTGGCGGCGTCGTTGCGCGCGGTATGCAGGTCGTGCAGGTACTGCTCGTCCACGTCGCCGGTAACATAGTTGCCGTCGAATACGGAGCAGTCGAACTGCTCGATCTTTTCGTTGCCCTCGGCGGAACACTCCACCAGATCCTCGAGATCCTGGTAGATCAGCCAGTCGGCACCGATCTCCTCGCAGATTTCCTCGGTGGTGCGATCGTGGGCCACCAGCTCTTCGGCGGAGGGCATATCGATACCGTAGACGTTGGGGAACTTCACTGCCGGCGCGGCGGAGGCGAAATACACCTTGGCGGCGCCCGCTTCGCGGGCCATCTGGATGATCTGCTTACAGGTGGTACCGCGCACGATGGAGTCATCCACCAGCAGCACGTTCTTGCCGCGGAATTCCAGCTCGATCGCGTTCAGCTTCTGGCGCACGGACTTCTTGCGCTGCTTCTGTCCCGGCATGATGAAGGTGCGGCCGATATAGCGGTTCTTCACCATGCCCTCGCGGAACTTGACGCCGAGGCGGTGGGCAACAGTCTGCCCGGCGGTGCGGGCGGAATCCGGAATCGGAATCACCACGTCGATATCGTGGTCCGGGCGATCGCGCAGGATCTTTTCGGCCAGGTGCTCGCCCTGGCGCAGGCGCGCCTTGTGCACGGAGACGCCGTCCATGATCGAATCGGGGCGCGCGAAGTAAACGTGTTCGAAGATACAGGGGTTCAGCGACGGATTGTCGGCGCACTGCTCCGAGTGCACGGTGCCGTCCAGTTCGATATAGATTGCCTCGCCCGGCGCCACATCGCGCACCAGGGTATAACCGAGCACGTCCAGGGCCACGGATTCGGACGCCACCATGTATTCGGTGCCCTTGTCGGTCTCACGCTTACCGTACACCAGCGGGCGGATACCGTTGGGATCGCGGAAAGCGACCACGCCGTAGCCAACGATCAGCGCCACACAGGCGTAGCCGCCGCGCACGCGCTTGTGCACCGCGCGCATCGCCGTGAACACATCCTCGGCTTTCGGCTGCAGCTTGTGCTGTGCGAGCAACTCGTGAGCAAACACATTCAACAGCACCTCGGAATCGGAATCGGTGCTGATATGACGCAGGTCCTGCTGATAGATCTCTTCCATCACCTGGTCTTTGTTGGTGAGGTTGCCATTGTGGGCCATGGCAATGCCGTAGGGGGAGTTGACGTAGAAGGGCTGGGCCAGCGCCGGGCCGGAACCACCGGCGGTGGGATAGCGCACATGGCCGATGCCAAAATTGCCCTTCAGGCGCTCCATATGGCGCGCGCGGAACACGTCGCGCACCAGGCCGTTGGCCTTCTGCTGATTGAGGCGGTCGCCATCACAGGTGACGATGCCGGCGGCGTCCTGCCCGCGGTGCTGCAACAGGGTGAGCGCATCGTACAACTGCAGGTTGACGTCACTCTTACCGACGATACCGACAATACCACACATAGTCTTGGCCCTACTGGTCGAGAGAGAGCGGCTCAACCGCTCCGCTAAATTCAATCATCTTGTGCGCGGCCCCCGGGAGGGCTGGCCGCGCTGCTCAGTTGGCAGTTCCCTGCACGAACAGCTCCTTGATCGTCTCCGCCAATGCCTTCGCCGTATCTTCAAAGGCGAGGAAATGCGGGATCAGCGCCGAGTCGCGCCACCATTCGTCCTGCTCCACCGGCACCAGCGCCGGTGCCAGAATAAGTAGCGCCACCACCACGATGCCGCCGCGCGCCAGCCCGAACACCATACCCAGTACCCGGTCGGTACCCGACAGGCCAGTCGCCTCGACGAACGCCGACAGGGTCATATTGAGCCCGGCGCCGGCCAGCAGCGTGAAAATGAACAGGATGGCAAAGGCAGCGATGGCCTGCAGTGACGGCGTGTCCACCAGATTGGAAAGCAGTGGCGCCAGCTCGTCGCGAAACATCATGGCAATGACGAAGGCAGCAACCCAGGTCAGGAGGGAGAGGGTTTCGCGCACGAAACCACGGCTGAGACCGATCAGCGTGGAGATGGCCACGATTGCCAGAATGGTCCAGTCAGCCCAGTTCATCCAGTCCTACCTGCCAGGCGGCGGTCGCCGCGAAGAGCGCGCATTCTAACTGAAGCGCTCCAGCGCGTGAAGCTGTTCGCAAACACAGTAGAAATTAGGATCTGCAGCCTTCCGGTTGACGTCGCTTGCCAAATCAGGCCTTGAAGCGTAACACGAGGGTGCTGGCGCCGAGCATCTGGTCCAGCTCGCGCTTGACTGACTCGGCGTCCGTCTTGCTGACCTTGGGCCCGACAAATACGCGCACGAAGTGCCCCTTGTCGGTGGTCACGGCACGGGTGTAGGCCTTGTAACCGTCGTCCATCAGCTTGTCGCGCAGCTTTTCCGCGCGCGCCTTGTCGCGGTAGGCCGCCACCTGCACCACCCAGGCCATCGGCAGGCCCTTGGCATCGAGCAGCGGGCCGGAATCCTGTTTCGCCAGTGCTTCTTTAGCGGGTTTTTGCGGCTCGGCTTTCTTCGGCTCAGACGCTTTTTGCGGTGTTTCGGCGGGCTCGGGGGAACGCTGTTCCACTACTTCCGGCTGGAACAGCGTGTCTGCCGGCGGTGCCGGTGCCGCATCGGCCACCGGTTCCGGAGCAGCCATCTCGATCGGCTCGATATCCGGGGCCGGCGGAATCTGGCTGGTCATATCGATATAGCGGGTGCCTTCGCGGTCGAACAGGCTGGGCAGAAAGATCACCGCCAGCGCGATCAGCACCAGCGCACCGACAATGCGCTGCCGAAAGCCATCATTCAAGCGGCCACGCCTGGCCGGTTCACGACTCGCCATCACCCACTTCCCGGATCTGTTGTAAAACTTCCGCCACAGTAAAGAAGGATCCGAAGACAAGCAACCTGTCCTGCGACCCGAGAGTCGGCAACAGCTGCGCCAGACCATCGACGACCGCCGGACACTGGCGGTCGATCCGCGCCGTGTCGACACCGGCGCGCTGCAACCCGTCCAGCAGCGCGGCGCAATCCGCCGCGCGCGGATTGCCCGGCAGCAGTGCCGGATGCCAGTGGCTGACCAGGTCATCGAGCGGCGCGAACAGCCCGGCCAGATCTTTGTCGGCCATCGCCGCCACCAGCACATGGGTGGCGCCGGCCACCGGGTTGTCGCGCAGCCAGCGCGCCAGGTATTCCGCCGCGGCCGGGTTGTGGCCCACGTCGAGTAACAGTGTGCGGCCGCGGTACTGCAGCTGCTGGCGGCGTCCGGCCAGGCGTATGCCGGCCAGTGCCCCGGTCACTGCACGCGCGGTTCCGCCCCCGGCGCCGCTGCCGGGCAGCGCATCCAGCAACGCCAGCGCGGTGATCGCAGCGCCGATACTGGGGCGCGGCAAGCTGATCGGCGGCAGCGCCAATTCCAACTCACC
This region of Microbulbifer sp. SAOS-129_SWC genomic DNA includes:
- a CDS encoding CvpA family protein, coding for MNWADWTILAIVAISTLIGLSRGFVRETLSLLTWVAAFVIAMMFRDELAPLLSNLVDTPSLQAIAAFAILFIFTLLAGAGLNMTLSAFVEATGLSGTDRVLGMVFGLARGGIVVVALLILAPALVPVEQDEWWRDSALIPHFLAFEDTAKALAETIKELFVQGTAN
- a CDS encoding SPOR domain-containing protein, with product MASREPARRGRLNDGFRQRIVGALVLIALAVIFLPSLFDREGTRYIDMTSQIPPAPDIEPIEMAAPEPVADAAPAPPADTLFQPEVVEQRSPEPAETPQKASEPKKAEPQKPAKEALAKQDSGPLLDAKGLPMAWVVQVAAYRDKARAEKLRDKLMDDGYKAYTRAVTTDKGHFVRVFVGPKVSKTDAESVKRELDQMLGASTLVLRFKA
- the purF gene encoding amidophosphoribosyltransferase, which encodes MCGIVGIVGKSDVNLQLYDALTLLQHRGQDAAGIVTCDGDRLNQQKANGLVRDVFRARHMERLKGNFGIGHVRYPTAGGSGPALAQPFYVNSPYGIAMAHNGNLTNKDQVMEEIYQQDLRHISTDSDSEVLLNVFAHELLAQHKLQPKAEDVFTAMRAVHKRVRGGYACVALIVGYGVVAFRDPNGIRPLVYGKRETDKGTEYMVASESVALDVLGYTLVRDVAPGEAIYIELDGTVHSEQCADNPSLNPCIFEHVYFARPDSIMDGVSVHKARLRQGEHLAEKILRDRPDHDIDVVIPIPDSARTAGQTVAHRLGVKFREGMVKNRYIGRTFIMPGQKQRKKSVRQKLNAIELEFRGKNVLLVDDSIVRGTTCKQIIQMAREAGAAKVYFASAAPAVKFPNVYGIDMPSAEELVAHDRTTEEICEEIGADWLIYQDLEDLVECSAEGNEKIEQFDCSVFDGNYVTGDVDEQYLHDLHTARNDAAKQKKGSASSL